AACAAGGTCAACATCCTCAGCGCCTCGGCGATGACCTATCCCGACAGATCGGCGGCAGGGATCTACGAGGTCGAGATCGAGCACATGTCGCAGCTCCAGAAGGTCATGAAATCCATACAGAAGATAAAGGGAGTGCGCTCCGTCGACAGGATGAGGAGTATAACCTAATTCGGGTCATGGGTCATAGGTAATAGGTCATGGGGAAAAAAGGCCAAGTACCTGCGGCCTGTAAGCTATTATCTTTGTCAGCGTGCGGGGAATAGAAGATGGACGGACGGCCTCGGATTATAGGCAATGTCTTTCCTATTACCCATTACCTATAACCCATCACCTGTCTTCACTATACTGCTTTTTGGAAGTTGCCCTTCTTGATGCACTTCGTGCAGAGTCTTGCCTTGAGGGTTTCGCCGTTCTTCACGATGCGGACGGTCTGCAGGTTCGGCCGCCATTCCCGCTTGGTCTTGTTGTTCGCGTGACTCACGTTGTGACCGATTTGTTTTCCTTTTCCACAGATCTCACAGACCCTTGCCATTTGTGACCTCCTGACCTTGTCCGAACTTCTTTGAGTTCCTTTAAAGACAAAGATTTTACCCGCTTAAGGCGTCGTATGTCAACACTTTTGTCGGCAGGGAGCCTGATCGGGAAAGAGAAAAGGCGATAGGGGGCAGGCCTTTCATGGGACGTATAGGAACGGATAGGACCGATAGGACGCATAGGACATATAGGACGTATGAGATGCGGTTCTCCTTCATTCCTCATCTTCTGTCGCTTGTTATTTGCAGTGAATGATTTCGCTGAGATACGGGGCGGTGCCGGGAGGTGCCGGCCGAACCCCCGTAAATGATTGGCCAAAAACATCCCGGACCGGGCCATTACGGAAAGGCATCAGATCTGTGAATAATTTCTATAGGCGCTGAAATGATTCCTCTTTTCATCATGCACGGTGAGAGGGCAAAAAGAGCAAAGTCGTTTGGCATCATGAAGTTGACCGCGTGTTTCCACAACTTGTCAACAGGAAATCCACAACTGTTGTGGAAAAGCGGGGGTTCACCCGGCCTCGCCGCGTCAGCGTTCGGCAGAGGCCCTGTCGAAACGGACCCTGACACCCCGCGCGACGGCACACTCCTTCGCCTCGCCCGCGTTCACTTCCAGGATGTACCGGGCGGGATACCGGGAGCTTATGTTCCTTTCGTCATGCGGGCGCGCCCCCCGGTGAACATGGACGACCTCGTACCGTCCGTTGATGAAGATGAGGTCAAGGGGGATGTACGTGTTTTTCATCCAGAAATTCTGCATGTCGTCGCGGTCATGAAAGAAAAGCATACCCGTGCGCCTGCGCAGGGATGTTCGGAACATCAGCCCCTGCGCCTGCTGCTCGGGCGTCACCGCCGGCTCCGCCTCAAAACGGCAGAGTTCGCGGTCTTTCGCATCGAAGAAAATGACGCTGACGACGGGAAGGTCCGGTGCTGAAACAACGAGCAAAAAGGGAACGAGCGTAAAAACCATCAGGAAACAGAAACGAAGGAAGAGCCAACGGAAGAACGTTGTCCGTGAAGCGGCGCTCGCAGGGTCTTTCATTCCTTATGGTGCGCCGGACAGGAGGAAAAGTCAAGAAGACAATCCCCGCGCAGTGATGGGCTCGAGACCGCAGGCGACAGCGGAAACCGCGTGGTGATCGGGCCATGGACTGCCCTCTCCGGGTTATGACGGCCGGGCAGAGGCGAGATAGTGATCCGGAGCAATGGGAGCCAGCGGGGTTCCGGCATACCGGACCGATAAGGTTCCTGGAAAGTGAGCGATTGCCGCTCCCGGCCCGTCAGGTTCGTTAAAGATACTCCTTGGGAAGGAACACGCCCTGGGGGTGCCGAATATCAATGTCCTCTCATGGTGGCCGTGTACGTTTTGTAGCCGCCGCTGAGGTTCTTCGACTTGAAACCTCTCTGCGCCAGGACCCGATGACCCGCGTACGACCGCGTTCCAACCTCACAGTACGTGATGTAAAGCTTTTCCCTGTCCAGCTTCTCCATCTTCTTTCTCAACCGCCCGAGGGGGACGTGTACGGCCCCCTCTATCGGGGAACTCCTCATCAGGTCTTCCATGTCCCTTAAGTCCAGAAGGACAGTGTTCTCCCCGATATCCTTCAGATCCCCGGCGTGGACCACCTCGTGATCTCCCTTCAATATGTTGGAGGCAACGAAACCGGCGATGTTGACGGGATCTCTGGCCGAAGAGAACGGAGGCGCGTAGGCCAGATCGATGTCTTCGAGGTCAAAGACCGTCATTGAACCGCGAATGGCCGTTGCCATCACATCGATGCGCTTGTCCACCCCGGTTCCTCCCACTATCTGGCTTCCCAGGATCCGGCCGCTTCCCGGCGAGAAGATAAGCTTGATGGTCATCATTTCGGCCCCGGGGTAGTATCCTGCGTGCGAGTTTGAATGTGTATAACTGACGAGATGCGGCACCTGACGCATACGCAGCGTCTTCTCGCTGGCACCCGTGGACGACACCGTGAGGCCGAAGATCTTCACGATCGAAGTCCCCAGGGTACCCCTGTACACCGTTCTTCTTCCCAGCGCGTTGTCCGCCGCTATCCTGCCCTGCTTGTTGGCCGGGCCTGCAAGTGCGGTCAGCACGGGGAAGCCGCTCACGAGGTCATTGACCTCAACGGCGTCGCCGACGGCGAAGATGTCCGGGTCGGAGGTCATCATCAACGGGTTCACCTTTATCCCTCCAAGATCGCCGATCGCCAGACCGCAGTCCCGGGCAAGCCTGATGTCCGGCCGGATGCCCATCGAGAGAACGAGCATGTCACAGGGGATCTCCTCGCCGCGGTCCGTCAGGACCGCTGACACCGTGTTCCGCCCCGCCACGGAGGAGATGCTCCGTTCGAGCAGCAGGTCCACTCCGTTCTCCCGAAGATGATCGTGGACCACCGAGACCATCTCGCGATCGAGGTGGTTCATCACCTGGGGCAGTCTCTCCACGATGGTGGTCTTGACACCCTTTCTTGAGAGATTCTCCGCCACCTCGAGACCGATGAAACCGGCGCCGACGATCACTGCCGTCCCCGGTCCGCTCCTGTCCGCCTGCGACTTGATCCTGTCGGCATCGAGAACGCTCCGGAGACTGAAGACGTTGTCGAACGCGCCGTATCCAGCGGGAAGACTGACAGGCTCAGCTCCGGGAGAAAGGATGATCCTGTCATAAGGTTCACGGTAACCCTCTCCCGTTCTGACGTCGTTGACGACAACCTCCCTGGCGGCCCTGTCTATGGAAAGGACGTCGGACAGGGTCCTGACCTCGACGCGGTATCGTGCCCTGAATTCCTCCGGGGTCGTGACCATCAGATCGTCACGGGTCCCGATCACGTCTCCGATGTAATAGGGGAGACCGCAATTCGCGAAGGATACGTACTCCCCGCGCTCAAAAACGATGATCCCGGCGTCCTCACTGAGACGGCGCGCCCGCGCCGCGGCGGTGGCACCCCCGGCGACTCCCCCGATGATCACAAGTCTGCATGCCATAGATAGATCCTCACGCGTGATAGGTTGTCAACAGGCCTTTTCCCCGACCCGTCAGGATTTGCTGCAACCCGACTGGGAATAACTGACCCCCTTTATGAAACGCTCCACGCGTTCCCGCGCGGCGCCAAGGAGGAGGGTCCGCGTCTCCTCGGACGCATCGTCTTCTTCCTCAGCGGCGGCTCTTGTCAACCGATCGATAAGCTGCTCCTTCGCGGCAACCGATCCAAGGTCGCGCCTGAGCGCCGTCATCTCGTCTCCAACGTGGTCGAAGTCGAAGACATCCTCTATCATCTCTCTGGCATCTTCCGGTGTTACACTCATAGCAGCCTCCATGTTATCTAACGGCATCCTCGCGTCCCGCTCACGTCCGCTTTGTCTCACCTGTTTCCTTGTTCTTGAAATGGACCCTCATCATGAGGGGATGCCGCATGGTGAGACATTCCTCGGGGCACTCGCCGACACAGCACGCCGCATACCAACACTCCTCGGGGTACATGATGATGGGCGGCTTGCCCTTCTCGGGGTTGGCGACAAGCACGTCCGTCGTGCATATGGTGACGCACTTGTTGCATCCCGTGCATCGTTCCTCATCGATCACCACGGGCATGCTGGGAGTGGGTTTGTTGGGAAAGGCGTAGCACTTCTCCGCGCCGCCATCTTTCTTCAATCTCTCTTCGTTCATTCTCCTTGCCTCCTGGCTCCTCACGCTTTCTTCTTTTTCAGAAAGCCCCTGTAGGTCGGGTTATGCGCTTCATAGTTCGCCGCAAGGTCACCCTGGAAATCGAGGGCGAGGCCGGCGGTCTTCGTTGCCCCGTCGACCTGCTTGATGGTGATCCATTTGTGCCAGTCGGGGGGGTCCATCTCGGGATAGTCCTGGCGGAAGTGTCCGAGGACCTCGCTGCTTGCCTTCCTGGCCATGCAGGCCTGAAGTATGATCTCATCGACGGTCAGGACATTGTATGTCTCCAGAACACGCAGAAGTATGTGCGGGTTGCTTGCATACGTCTCGGGGTAGTGCTCGTTCTTGATGTCCCCGATCCATTTGAGGCCTGTCTTCATCATCCCTTCGTTCCTGACGGCCCCGCAGTAGTTCTGCATGGCCCGGGCGCCGACAAAACGCAGTTCTTTCCAGTCGATCCAGTCCTTGCCGGGTTTCCTATTTGTGGGGGCATAGACCCTTTCCCGCTCGCGCCGCACCTGGGCCGCGTCGATGGCGGGCGGTCCCTCAAGCTTCATCGCGTATTCGGCCGCCTTCCTGCCCGCGTACCTTCCCGTGGCGCAGGCGTGGTACCAGTAGTTCCCCGCCAGTATGGCGTCGCCGACCGCGTAAAGACCCTCGAGATTCGTCCTCAAGTCCCAGTCGACCACGACCTCTCCGCCGTTGCCGAAGGCCTCCATGCGATACGGCCCGAGGGCCATGGTGCTGTCCATGCTGGGGTAAGGCTCACCGCTCAAGGTGAAGTAGTTCTGAAGCATGTCCCGGTGGGAATTGAACCCCGCCGCCTCGTAGTTGAGGATGACGGGGATCTTCGTCCGCCCCTCGTTCCCGACCATGAGGCCCCATATCGCATCTCTTTCATACCAGGGCATCCCCGCAAGGTCGGCGTACAGGGGAAGGACGAACTCTCCTTTCCTGATGCGGTCCGCGAGGTCCGCCGGCATCGTCGGCTTGGCGTAGAGCGGGTCCCGGGACCGCTCGGCTATGAACTTCTGCCCCGGCCTCGGAATGCAGCGCTTCTCCACGGGCACCACGTTGCCGTCGGAATCCACGTAGGGGACCTCCTTGCCGTTCGCGTCCACGATCGTTGCCGGGTGCCATGTGTTCCACCAGTTGCCCGTCCCGTAGGAGGGATACTCGTATCCAGGCGGCATGGCGGCCCTGCTCCTCTCCATCTGGGCAAGCTCCACGCCTGCCCTCCACATGATGGCGGGCCCATCGCCCGTTATATTCGGCTTGAACGTGTCGAGGCCTATGGACTCCGTCGAGAACCGCCAGCTTCCCTGGTGGCAGGACATGGCGTTTATCGTGGCCTTTGCCCTGAAGACATAGAACTCACCGGTCCGCATATTGATAGCCGTGGCGCCGACGACGCGGGCGCCCTGCTTTCCTCCCTCCGTCAGGAGGCTTGTGGCCACCACCCTGTCGAAGACCTGCACGCCCTGCTGAAGGCATTCATTGAAGATGGCCGGCTTGAAGGTCGCGCCCCAGACACGGAACTGGAACCGGTTCTCGTAGTCGTAGCAAAAGACGAATTTCGTCTTCTCATCCCTGAAAGGAGC
The genomic region above belongs to Syntrophorhabdus sp. and contains:
- a CDS encoding 50S ribosomal protein L28, with the translated sequence MARVCEICGKGKQIGHNVSHANNKTKREWRPNLQTVRIVKNGETLKARLCTKCIKKGNFQKAV
- a CDS encoding DUF192 domain-containing protein, whose protein sequence is MKDPASAASRTTFFRWLFLRFCFLMVFTLVPFLLVVSAPDLPVVSVIFFDAKDRELCRFEAEPAVTPEQQAQGLMFRTSLRRRTGMLFFHDRDDMQNFWMKNTYIPLDLIFINGRYEVVHVHRGARPHDERNISSRYPARYILEVNAGEAKECAVARGVRVRFDRASAER
- a CDS encoding FAD-dependent oxidoreductase produces the protein MACRLVIIGGVAGGATAAARARRLSEDAGIIVFERGEYVSFANCGLPYYIGDVIGTRDDLMVTTPEEFRARYRVEVRTLSDVLSIDRAAREVVVNDVRTGEGYREPYDRIILSPGAEPVSLPAGYGAFDNVFSLRSVLDADRIKSQADRSGPGTAVIVGAGFIGLEVAENLSRKGVKTTIVERLPQVMNHLDREMVSVVHDHLRENGVDLLLERSISSVAGRNTVSAVLTDRGEEIPCDMLVLSMGIRPDIRLARDCGLAIGDLGGIKVNPLMMTSDPDIFAVGDAVEVNDLVSGFPVLTALAGPANKQGRIAADNALGRRTVYRGTLGTSIVKIFGLTVSSTGASEKTLRMRQVPHLVSYTHSNSHAGYYPGAEMMTIKLIFSPGSGRILGSQIVGGTGVDKRIDVMATAIRGSMTVFDLEDIDLAYAPPFSSARDPVNIAGFVASNILKGDHEVVHAGDLKDIGENTVLLDLRDMEDLMRSSPIEGAVHVPLGRLRKKMEKLDREKLYITYCEVGTRSYAGHRVLAQRGFKSKNLSGGYKTYTATMRGH
- a CDS encoding ferredoxin family protein, encoding MPVVIDEERCTGCNKCVTICTTDVLVANPEKGKPPIIMYPEECWYAACCVGECPEECLTMRHPLMMRVHFKNKETGETKRT
- a CDS encoding FAD-binding protein; the protein is MNWEDAVTRTGQVIEWPYPVRYDKQNDIDVDVVVLGGGPGGCMAAISAAKKGLKVALLDKAYPKRSGGGSGFDHWLNTPNPASKVTPEDCVEWERITFKGYSNSLSRYIAAREAYDTLLEIEKMGAKVRDLDDTFKGAPFRDEKTKFVFCYDYENRFQFRVWGATFKPAIFNECLQQGVQVFDRVVATSLLTEGGKQGARVVGATAINMRTGEFYVFRAKATINAMSCHQGSWRFSTESIGLDTFKPNITGDGPAIMWRAGVELAQMERSRAAMPPGYEYPSYGTGNWWNTWHPATIVDANGKEVPYVDSDGNVVPVEKRCIPRPGQKFIAERSRDPLYAKPTMPADLADRIRKGEFVLPLYADLAGMPWYERDAIWGLMVGNEGRTKIPVILNYEAAGFNSHRDMLQNYFTLSGEPYPSMDSTMALGPYRMEAFGNGGEVVVDWDLRTNLEGLYAVGDAILAGNYWYHACATGRYAGRKAAEYAMKLEGPPAIDAAQVRRERERVYAPTNRKPGKDWIDWKELRFVGARAMQNYCGAVRNEGMMKTGLKWIGDIKNEHYPETYASNPHILLRVLETYNVLTVDEIILQACMARKASSEVLGHFRQDYPEMDPPDWHKWITIKQVDGATKTAGLALDFQGDLAANYEAHNPTYRGFLKKKKA